A genomic stretch from Bacteroidota bacterium includes:
- a CDS encoding NUDIX hydrolase — protein MQPWQVKRRRYLLERPWIRLREDHVVLPGGAEMEEFHVVEYPNWAATVCVDTAGNFVLVEQYRHGIGRSSMELPAGVIEPEEDPLLGAKRELLEETGYAAPRWRAIGRCATDPSNNANYAYLYLAEGAYVQQKQALDVEEDIAVRVLSPEMLGKTINAGDFVHGIHLTALLWASQKGWLPQLQTTQ, from the coding sequence ATGCAACCCTGGCAGGTAAAGCGACGTCGATACTTACTGGAGCGGCCATGGATACGCCTTCGGGAGGACCATGTGGTGCTACCTGGTGGGGCAGAGATGGAAGAATTCCATGTGGTTGAATACCCCAACTGGGCTGCTACCGTCTGCGTTGATACAGCCGGCAACTTTGTACTCGTCGAACAATACCGACACGGTATCGGACGTTCTAGTATGGAACTGCCGGCAGGGGTTATTGAACCCGAAGAAGACCCCCTCCTTGGCGCCAAGCGCGAATTGCTGGAAGAAACCGGGTACGCAGCACCCCGATGGCGTGCAATCGGCCGGTGTGCTACGGATCCAAGTAATAATGCAAACTATGCCTACCTGTATCTTGCTGAAGGTGCGTATGTTCAACAAAAACAGGCACTTGACGTAGAAGAAGATATTGCAGTGCGGGTGCTTTCCCCTGAAATGCTCGGCAAAACGATAAATGCTGGAGATTTTGTGCACGGGATACACCTTACTGCGTTGTTATGGGCCAGCCAAAAAGGATGGCTGCCACAACTACAAACCACCCAATGA
- a CDS encoding PorV/PorQ family protein, with translation MLWLFLLAVCMTSMGAVEVRAQGNSGSTGESGSRAGTAGAQELLVPLTARYVALGGATTSGIEDMNGLEALFANPAGLSVNDGTAAMFSRVEYVADIGINYLGVAQSFGYNNIAFTITSWDFGDIAEQTEIAPEISEVTFNINYLTAGLSYSRQLTDRIAAGATLKLVSESIDDVSANAVAFDAGMTYDITGSGLRLGVALKNIGNELTFSGVGFARQVRIPGQEPSANNNTLVLESEGVQLPTLLNVGLSYTRDVGANALVRVLGNFRSNSFEQDQFAGGLELGVMDIVYVRGGYSATEDMDQTFFTGPSFGAGLKLDLNGTQLMVDYAYQTTDFFSDVQYITASVKL, from the coding sequence ATGCTATGGTTATTCTTGCTCGCGGTTTGCATGACGAGCATGGGGGCCGTAGAGGTTAGGGCACAGGGCAATTCTGGATCAACTGGAGAGTCTGGAAGCCGTGCAGGTACTGCCGGTGCGCAGGAACTGCTAGTGCCACTAACTGCCCGGTATGTCGCCCTCGGTGGTGCTACCACCAGTGGAATCGAAGACATGAACGGTTTGGAAGCATTGTTTGCTAACCCAGCTGGTCTGTCTGTGAATGATGGTACTGCTGCCATGTTTAGCCGCGTTGAATACGTAGCTGACATTGGTATCAACTACCTCGGTGTTGCGCAGAGCTTCGGCTACAACAACATCGCGTTCACAATTACATCCTGGGACTTTGGAGATATCGCAGAGCAAACTGAAATTGCTCCTGAAATCTCTGAAGTAACCTTTAACATTAACTACCTGACTGCAGGCCTGTCTTACTCTCGTCAGTTGACAGACCGTATCGCAGCGGGTGCTACGTTGAAGCTCGTTAGTGAGAGCATCGATGACGTGAGCGCCAACGCAGTAGCGTTTGACGCTGGTATGACCTATGACATTACTGGATCAGGTCTGCGTCTTGGTGTTGCACTGAAGAACATCGGTAACGAACTGACCTTCTCTGGTGTTGGTTTTGCCCGTCAGGTACGTATTCCTGGACAGGAGCCATCAGCCAACAACAACACGCTCGTACTCGAGTCTGAAGGTGTTCAGCTGCCTACGCTTCTTAACGTAGGTCTCTCTTACACGAGAGACGTTGGTGCCAACGCACTCGTTCGTGTGCTCGGTAACTTCCGCTCAAACTCTTTTGAGCAGGACCAGTTTGCCGGCGGCCTCGAGCTCGGTGTAATGGACATCGTTTATGTACGCGGTGGCTACTCTGCAACAGAAGACATGGACCAGACTTTCTTTACTGGCCCTTCTTTTGGTGCTGGCCTCAAGCTTGACCTGAATGGTACTCAGCTCATGGTTGACTACGCTTACCAGACGACTGACTTCTTCTCTGATGTACAGTATATCACAGCTTCTGTGAAACTGTAA